One stretch of Planctomycetota bacterium DNA includes these proteins:
- a CDS encoding Hsp20/alpha crystallin family protein has protein sequence MTTKHSHSKTSDTGHHFGDDKVPQGPMRFTELFISSSKLISVYTEKAWSPPTDIYETDKDIVIRCELAGMKPEEISISFDVNSNHLLISGCRDERDARTKRNFRQMEINYGKFEKAVDIYCGIEPEKASASYKDGFLELVIPKTKKSAGHHTAPASDGHLTIRHIEIISGPITCQEGEDE, from the coding sequence ATGACCACCAAACATTCTCATTCCAAGACATCCGATACCGGCCATCATTTCGGAGACGACAAGGTCCCGCAGGGCCCGATGAGATTCACCGAACTGTTCATCTCGTCCAGCAAGCTCATCTCGGTCTATACCGAAAAGGCCTGGTCTCCGCCCACCGATATCTACGAGACCGACAAAGACATCGTTATCCGGTGCGAGTTAGCCGGCATGAAGCCGGAAGAAATCAGCATCTCGTTTGATGTCAACTCCAACCACCTGCTTATCTCCGGCTGCCGGGACGAGCGCGACGCGCGGACCAAACGAAATTTCCGACAGATGGAAATCAATTACGGCAAGTTCGAGAAAGCCGTTGATATTTACTGCGGCATCGAGCCGGAAAAAGCATCGGCTTCATATAAAGACGGATTCCTCGAACTGGTCATCCCCAAGACCAAAAAGTCGGCCGGACATCATACCGCCCCGGCTTCGGACGGCCACCTGACCATCCGGCATATTGAAATCATCTCCGGCCCGATTACCTGCCAGGAGGGCGAAGATGAGTGA
- a CDS encoding sulfite exporter TauE/SafE family protein, with amino-acid sequence MKRSLLPLILLFAIIASPIYAHDLTDRQVESINTSMELGIWPDLIYLDYWIAVGDLEAPDFRPLIDTDKNGEISDEENELFLDKLQKDISSGGLRIVIDDRADLSFALYSSRMLVTNTKNAPVPIKINFEFLLDLERLGLSDTLRFQAGQKHTLDFWMTNTLPKPVLIKAFFAQGEGINIPYTPEQRSRSLMFKSGFWLKPREYNYMRLNYENTGTGPARFDRPATIVGSNTGKEKMLDSLNSESLSFWIILAGLGFAFIYGAVHALAPGHGKTLVGAYLIGSRGTISQAILLGLIVTTTHLSTVIIAGVLALTASYYVNQTALAVYLGMVSGLIMIIMGVWIFSRRLRSDSGVPTQSGTNPLGNHGHTHHLGEAHNHSDDEGHAHSHSHHPGDEGHAHGHSHSVATSSLETVSLKQILALGISGGLVPCPTAIVILLMAITIKKTLWGLFLILAFSLGLASVLITIGILMVTGVSFLSSSKHIDLTRVIRILSVLSPVLITLIGIAIIISNLINSGVIILNPAALP; translated from the coding sequence ATGAAACGCTCTTTACTGCCGCTCATCCTGCTGTTTGCCATAATCGCATCGCCCATCTATGCCCACGACCTGACGGACCGCCAGGTGGAATCCATCAACACCTCCATGGAACTGGGCATCTGGCCGGACTTGATTTATCTGGATTACTGGATTGCCGTGGGCGATCTGGAAGCTCCTGATTTCCGGCCCTTGATTGATACGGACAAGAACGGCGAGATTTCAGACGAGGAAAACGAACTGTTCCTGGATAAACTCCAGAAGGATATCAGCTCCGGCGGATTAAGGATAGTCATCGACGACCGGGCCGACCTGTCTTTCGCTTTATACAGCTCCCGGATGCTGGTGACCAATACCAAAAATGCGCCGGTGCCGATCAAGATAAATTTCGAGTTCCTGCTCGACCTGGAACGCCTGGGGCTGTCCGATACGCTCCGGTTCCAGGCCGGGCAGAAACATACGTTGGATTTCTGGATGACCAATACCCTGCCCAAGCCGGTCCTGATCAAGGCGTTCTTTGCCCAGGGCGAAGGAATAAATATCCCTTATACGCCCGAACAGCGCAGCCGGTCGCTCATGTTCAAATCCGGATTCTGGTTAAAGCCGCGGGAATATAATTACATGCGGTTAAATTACGAAAATACCGGAACCGGCCCGGCCAGGTTTGACCGGCCGGCAACTATCGTCGGCTCGAATACCGGCAAAGAGAAAATGCTGGATTCGCTCAACAGCGAATCATTGTCATTCTGGATAATCCTGGCCGGCCTGGGATTTGCCTTTATCTACGGCGCGGTTCACGCCTTGGCGCCCGGGCACGGCAAGACCTTGGTCGGCGCATACCTGATCGGCAGCCGCGGAACAATTTCCCAGGCCATCCTGCTGGGATTGATTGTAACCACCACACATTTGTCCACCGTCATTATCGCCGGCGTCCTAGCCTTGACCGCCTCGTACTATGTCAACCAGACCGCCCTGGCGGTTTATCTGGGCATGGTCTCCGGACTGATAATGATTATTATGGGCGTCTGGATTTTCTCCAGACGACTGCGAAGCGACAGCGGAGTCCCGACCCAATCGGGGACCAATCCTCTTGGCAACCATGGACATACTCATCACCTCGGTGAAGCGCACAACCATTCGGATGACGAGGGTCACGCGCATAGCCACAGCCATCATCCGGGCGACGAGGGTCACGCGCATGGCCACTCTCATTCCGTTGCCACATCATCCCTGGAAACGGTCTCGCTCAAACAGATACTCGCCTTAGGCATCAGCGGCGGGCTGGTGCCCTGCCCGACCGCCATCGTCATCCTGCTCATGGCCATTACCATCAAGAAAACGCTCTGGGGCTTATTCCTGATACTGGCCTTCTCGCTCGGCCTGGCATCGGTTCTTATTACTATCGGAATCCTGATGGTCACCGGGGTTTCGTTCCTGAGTTCATCCAAACATATTGACCTTACCCGGGTCATCCGAATCCTTTCCGTCTTAAGCCCGGTCCTGATTACCCTTATCGGCATTGCCATTATCATCAGCAACCTGATTAACAGCGGGGTGATTATATTAAACCCGGCCGCGCTGCCATAG